The Pararhizobium sp. IMCC21322 sequence CGCGCAAGCTGCTCTGGACAAGGCGAGTTATGATCTGGAGCAACGCAGCATTGTTGCGCCAATTGACGGGACACCTGGCCTGACGGATGTGCAGGTGGGGGCTTATCTGAACGCGGGCTCTGAACTGGTAACCCTGACCAACACCGACAGCCTCACAGTGGAGTTCACCCTTCCGGATCGGGCGAGTGAATTATTGCGACCCGGATATCCTGTCCGGGTGACAGCACCATCCAGACCAGGCGCTGTTCTAGAAGGCGAGATCACTGCCTTTGATAACGAAATCGATCCGCAAACCCGACTGATTGGGGCAAGGGCACGATTTGCGAATGTTGGGCGCGTGCTTCAACCAGGCTCCATTGTCAACGTTCTCGTTAGCAATACCAATGACCCGCTGCCAAGTGTCCCTGTATCGGCGCTGACATGGAGTCGTGAAGGTGCAACCGTGTGGGTCGCCAATGAAGGTAAGGTCAGCAAGGTCCCTGTCGTCGTGCGCTCACGTGAGAATGACATGGTCTGGCTGGACGCTGATCTTGAAGATGGCGCACAGATCGTCATTGAAGGCGTGCAGAAACTGCGTGAAGGATCGCAAGTCGTCACGCAGGAACAACTCAATCAACGGCGCGCTGGCGGTGGCGCAAACAGACCTGCAGCAACATCCGGCCAAAATCAAAATCGGACCCAAACGCCTGAGGCTGGTTCATGAGTGATGAGATCGCCCCAAAAAAACGCAGTGGCTTCGCAGAATTGTTTATTGCGCGGCCCATTCTTGCGCTTGTTATCAATCTGCTGATCGCCGTTGCCGGATTAGCAGCCTTCAATTCTGTTGATGTGCGCGAACTGCCCAACGTTGATCAACCGGTTCTGTCGGTTAATACCACCTATGACGGCGCGGCGCCGGAGACAATTGATACGGAAATCACAACGCCCCTGGAGGATGCACTGTCAGCGCTGGAAGGATTGCAAAGCGTATCCTCCAGGTCCAGCTATGGGCGAAGCCGCATCAATATGGAGTTTTCTGATGGTGTCGAAATTAATGATATCGCCAATGAGGCCCGGGAAATTGTTGCGCGCACTCTGCGGCAATTGCCGGATGACATCGACGATCCGACAGTAACAAAAAACGATTCTGATGCCGACCCGATCATGCGTCTCGCGCTTTTGGGAGGCACCAGTCTGGAAACTCTGACCGAGTTGGCGGAAGGGTCTGTTTCGGATCGCGTGTCAACGATCGAGGGCATATCCGAAGTCGAAATCGCTGGCGATCAGGTCAACGAGTTTCAGGTTCATGTTAACATGATATCGCTTACCGGGCGCGGCCTGACGCCGGATGATGTGGAGGAGGCGTTGTCTACATTGCGGGCAACTGATCCGTTGGGAGATCTTGATTCTGAGGCGCAATCTGTGGTGATGCGCAGCACTGATCCACTGATTAATGCTGCAACAATCAGCAACGTTCTGATCGACAGCCACACGCGCATCAGTGATGTGGCCTTTGTTCAACTTACAGCCAGTGAGCGATCGACCCTGTTTCGGGTCAATGGCGAAAGTGCTGTAGGTCTCAACATTATCCGTCAGTCTGTTGGCAACACGCTTGCCATTTCGAAAGAAGTACGCGCCGCTGTTGCAGAATTGCAGAGCGAATTACCCGATGGCATTCGCCTGATTATAAACTCGGATGATGGAATTTTCATCGAACAGTCGATTGCGGAAGTCGTTTTCTCGATCTCAATGGCGGTTCTGATTGTTATCAGCGTGATATTTGTCTTCCTGCGGTCCTTCAGTGCAACCATGATCCCCGCTGTGGCGATCCCTGTTGCCCTCACAGGAACACTGGCTGCCATATGGCTGGTTGGGTTCTCCATCAACACGATTTCTCTTCTGGCTCTTGTTCTGGCCACGGGAATGGTGGTGGATGACGCGATTGTTGTTGTTGAGAACATCGTGCGGAGACGGCGCTCGGGCATGGGTCCACGCGCAGCCGCCGCTGCAGGAACGAACGAGGTGTTCTTCGCTGTTATTTCAACAACGGCCACACTGGCAGCTGTTTTCATCCCGATTTCATTTCTGCCGGGGCAGGCGGGCGGCATCTTCTCCGAGTTCGGGTTTGTGCTGGCATTTTGTGTCACCCTGTCTTCAGTCGTCGCATTGACCCTTGTTCCGGCAATGGCAGCTATTCTCGATCCGGGCCGCGAGAGTAAATCTGACGAGGGCAAACAGCCTCGCGAAAGTGTTTTTACCCGTGGCTACGGAGCGATTGTGGGATTCTCGCTGCGTTTGCCCATTGTCATTATCGGCATTGCCATCGCATTCGCCATTTTTGCCGCAAGCAGCTTTTTCACTTTGCCATCTGAACTTACCCCGAGCGAAGATCGCGGTTTTTTCATCATAGCCTCGCGCGCGCCATCCGGTGCCAGTCTCAGCTTCACGGACAGTCAGGTGCGGCAGGTGGAGACCATTTTGGAGCCTTATATTGAAAGCGGTGAAATGGCGGCGGTTCTTGCGCTGGTTGGCCGCGGTTCCTCATCTTCCGCCTTTATCATTATCAGGCTGCAGAATTGGGGCGAACGCGAACGCAGCCAACAGGTGATCGCAAGTGAAATCAATCAGCGGCTCCAACGGATTACAGGACTGACCCTGTCAGTGCGCACGCCCAACAGCCTTGGCATTCGCGGTGCGGGACGTGGATTGCAATTCGCTGTAACGGGCAACGACTATGATGCCATCGTGGTTGCGGGTGATGAGCTGGTCAATGCCATGGCTCAGGAAACCGATGTGTTCGTCAATCCGCAACTGGGATATGACACAAGCCAGCCTCTGGTGTCTGTGTCCATAGATCGGGAACTGGCAACCAGGCTGGGCCTGTCTGTCAGCACCATCAACTCAATCATCAACACAATGAGCGAAGGCTCCACAGCTGCCACGGTTATCGTGGAGGGCAGGGAAGTCGACATTCGGCTGTTACCTGCTGGTCCACCTATCAATGATCCGGGTGATCTGGAGCGCGTTTTCGTTCAGACAGCGTCCGAAAATTATGTCCCGCTCTCAACGGCTGTGTCGCTCACACAGACGGCCTCTGTCTCAACTCTTTCGCGAGAGGGCGGCGACCGGGCCGTGCCAGTTCAGACCAATTTGGCCACCGGGGTGGATTTGAGCGCCGCTGCGGCGCGTGCGCAGGAACTCGCCCGCGAGATTTTGCCAGCTGACATGGGCATTATCTTCCTTGCGGAGGCGGCAGCTCTGGATGAAAGCCAGAGCAGCACCATGCTGGTGTTCGGTGTTGCGCTGCTGATCGTATTTCTGGTGCTGGCCGCACAATTTGAGAGCTTTGGCAGCGCGATTATCATCATGCTGACAGTACCGTTTGGTCTGGCCGCTGCTGTATTGGCGATCTCCTTGACCGGTGGATCGCTTAATTATTACAGCCAGATCGGACTGGTGATGCTGATCGGCATCATGGCCAAGAACGGAATTCTGATTGTCGAGTTCGCCAATCAGTTGCGCGAACAAGGTCAGGATGTCGACAGCGCCATCCGCGATGCTGTGCGACTACGTTTCCGGCCAGTGATGATGACCATGATATCCACAGTCTTTGGCGGTTTGCCATTGGTGTTTGCATCCGGCGCGGGCGCAGAAGCCCGTATAGCAGTGGGTTGGGTTGTGGTTGGCGGGCTTGGCTTTGCCACCATTTTCACTTTGTTTCTGACGCCTGTCTTCTATCGCCTTATTGCACCGATATGTGCTGTTCCAGGTGCGTCGTCGCGGAAGCTCGAAAACGAGGTGAGTGCTGTCAAACCGAGGCCAGAGCCATCAATTTCACCAGCGGAATAACTCTCATAAAAATGCTGGTGTGATACCGTCACACCAATGATGCTTTTGCGAATTCGAGCCGGTAATTCTCTATTCCAATTCGATGGTCGAAATCGCCTGGAACGGAATTTGCCTCGCGAAAGCCATCAGCTTCTCCATTGCCGAGCCATCGGCAATGGCCTCCGGATTGTCATCAAGTCCATACTGGGTGAGCACGACAACAACTCTGCCAGCCAAACACTCAAGCTGAATGTCTCCCGTACCCGCACTTGAGAAGCATGGGATTGAATCGATGTCACGTCGCAACGCATCGCGAGACCGAATCTCGACTGGTGATTCGCCGGTTTTCTCATAATTTGCAAGAAATTGGTCTGCCGAATTTTCGCGATTACCAAAGAACAGCTCGACCGGCTTGTCTCCATCATTGGTTGGCAGATCATATCCCTTTACCGTAATCATGAAGCCAACACTTTGCGGAGAGTAGCGCACAGATATGGGTGCAGATGTCATGCTGGCCGGCAGGACATCTCCCAATGTGCCGCCCTTCAAGCCAGGCACACGCATCTGCGCGCCTTGCTGGGGATCAGGCGCAGCTACGGCAACAATGCCAGCTGATTGTTGCGCCGCTGCAATTTGCTCCAGCGGAAAGGTCTCCAGATAGGCCGAAAGCGCGCCCCATGTTTCCTGCTTGGAATTCTCGTCTCCCAACACTTTGACAGGTGCCGACAGTGTAATGACCAGGTTGTTCAGACGACAATGCAGTTCCACCGCAAACATTGCATCGGCCTTGCGGCAATCGACACCGGCAATTGTTTCCAGGCCTTCGCCACCTGAAAAACGCTCCATTTTAACAGGGGAAGTGGAGAAATAAACCGTAATGCTCCGCTCCGCCAGAGGGCGATAATCAGAGAAGGCCAAGCTGACACTGGTACCATTCACTTCCATCATCGGGCTGACGTTGTCATCCACCATGTCCGGTGGCAGCATGTTCTCTACCGCGATGCCGCCAAGGGCTTCTACCTTGGTGTTCTTCTCGATAGGCTGCATTTCTGCCGCCGCCGTCTGACACATCAACGCCAGACCAAGCATACTGAAAAACCGGATCAAAATGCTTTTGCAAAGTATTGGGGTCATCATCATCCTAATCCGATTGCTGTTGGAAATAACGGCAGTAGCACGCGCACAAAAAATAGAGACAAATTGCATGCTTGATAATTGATGGCGGCATTGCTGCCTTGTGACTATCCGAATAAAGCATATCCAATGGCCAGCATAATAGCTGTCCCGATGCCTGCACCTGCATGAGCTGATATTGTGATCGAAACATTTCCCAGTATGATGGTGTATTCTGTACCACCTTTGGATTTTTTACGCAGCGCGTCGGCCTTTCGTTTTGCTTCGGCTTCACGCCGCATCTGACGCTTTAAATCGCGTTGGAATCTTTCTTTGAATCCTTTCGGATCTTTCGCCATTCCTTCCGCCGTATTGGCTGCATCAGCAATACCGGACCGGGCCACCCCATCACCGGGTTTCGGGAAAAATGGTCTGGCATTTCCGGCAAGTGCAACGCGCGCATCTGCCCGCCCGGTCTTAGGGTCCAATCGCCACCAGGTGTCAGCAGACATATCCTCACTGGCGAACACAGAGAACCCAAGTTCCAGATCTTTGCTTGCCTCAAAACCGCGCTCGGCAAGCTGTTGACCAACGAGCGGAATGAGGCTGCCTTTTTCCGGTGGAATCGAACCGTTTGGAGCGCCGTTTTGTGTCAGAATAGCCTCTGTTTCCAGAGCCGATTGCAATGCGCCATGCCATATCCGATGCAAGCGCGCTGTGGCATCTGCGTCGGGTCGGTCCACTGTTCCGGCAATACCAATATCGTCAAGCGTCCAGTCGACCCAATTGACTATTCCGCCTTCTGGCAGGGTTTGTATTCCAGAAATCAACACTCGAGGTCGAGCGGCCATAATGCAAACGCCAGCGCTGGCCGGGCGCGCACGGATCAGTTCTTCGCTGGCGAGGACAACAGTGCTGGCTGCTACCCAACTGTACCACATCACAGCTTCCGGGTCAGGCTTCCCGACGCTCAACTGTTTCAGCGTCTCGGGTAGTTCCAGCAGCAGCCCCGAAATGCGTAGCGCTGCCAGGCGCGGCGACAATCCACCATTTCCAAGGACGATCTGGCGAATGCTTTCAAGTGCGGCTGGGTATTTTTGACCCATTTTTGGTTCAGCAATAGCGCTGGGATCAGGTAGTCCACCGTCTTCGACCGACCGGCGCTGTTCTGCGCTGAGTAAATCCAGAATGACCCGTTCTTCCTCGCTGGTTGTCTGGCCCGGAACTTCGGACCGAACATGCAATGTGATTGCAGTGACTGTTTCCGATTGCTCTTGCTGGAAAAGATCGGTTGACTGATTGACATTGCCTGGCGCGGCAAAGGGTGTACTTTTGACCATCGTTCCGGAGACTGTCATGATGGCGCGCATGGACGGTGCTTTGCCAGCCAGACCTCCAAGTACATCACTTAAACCACCGCCGATCCCATCTTGTGCCGGACCGAAGAACAATGCGACTGGCTGTTCTGTCATTTCCGGAACAGACAATCGTTGAGTCAGGATGTTTTTACGTCGCAGCTTGCCGTTGATCAGGGACTCCAGTTCCAGGGTGATGGAAACCCTGTGTGGCACAACGGGATCTGTCACAATTTCTCCGGCGACAGGCGGTTTGGCCCCGAATTTTGCGCTTGCGAGTGTTGGGTCCAGATCCACCCAATCCCGACCAATGCGCGCTTGCAACCAGACATGGCGCTGGTTGGAGGCCGTCGGCAATGGATCTGGTAAAACAGCATCGGGCAGGGCATCATGCAATGCGCTAAAGCTTCGTTCGGCCCGCGCCTTCACGCGCGCCATGGTTTCGCTCTGAAGCGCTGCAATCCGCCAGACATGGTCGTCACCTCGTCCCACTTGGCCACAAGCCGCCGCTTGTATTGCCTCTGTCATATCCGCTGTCATGGGTGCTTCGACGAGACGGGTGTCATAGCCCATAGAGCGCAACAATTCGGCCAGCGTTTGTGCTTTGTCATGATCATTCCCCCCGCGCGCTGCCATCACAGCATCCGGTTGGCGCAAATGGCCCTGATAGGGTTCAGTTCGAATTTCGTCGCGGATATAGGCAAACGCAGCCTCGGGGTCCAACATCAGCGATAGTGCAATGTCTTCCGTGCGTTGTTCAGCCTGTTCAAAATACGTGTTGCGCGCCACAGCTGTTTCAAGTGCCTTCCCGTAGTCCAGCGCTTCTTCTTCAGAAGGCACCGGTCGTTCAGGCAAATCCGAAAAATTCGCAGCCCCAGGAGGCGGTACAGACCAGTCATCTGCCGCAGCAGCGGTTTGGTCACCAGCTAAAAACATGGCTGCAACCACTGCAGCAAAAGCAAGGCGCATTGCCTTGTTCAGGTGAAAGCGTGCATTGATCATGCGTAATCTCCCTTGCCCCCCAGCTGTCAGATCATGGTAAGGTCAATCCCGTTTCCGGACTATATACAATTTCCGACGATTGTTCATCAATTACTTCGATATCCCGCTCTGGTCCCAAAGCCGTTTGCATTGGTCGCAAACGGTAGCGCCCGGCAGGAAGCGTGCGAGCTTCATTCAGCCCAATAATGCCAATGCTCTCGCGACCGCCATCCAGATAAAGCCGTGTCAGTTCAAATCGCGGTGCAACCGCTTCTGCAATGGCATCGATCAGGGCATCGGGATCATCAGCCGAGATGTAGCGGCCATCTCCGGCGTCCGCCCAGTCGGAGAACGTTTTGGCAAGAGCCTCGTCATCAATGGCAAAGCCCACAATCGTCAAACGAAGGTCAATACCGCTTTCCGCGATCCGGTTGATTTCACCGGCAACATCCCCGTCGCAGGTTTCATCACCATCTGTGACCAGCACCACGACGCGTGGCGGATTGAGCGACGCCAGATCCTCAGCGGCCAACACCAAACTTTGCGCAATAGCGGTTTTGGCAAGGTTGATCGCGGGCGTGTTTCGGATAGCAGCCTCTGCGACCGCAGGATCGAGCGGACCAAATGGCAGTAACAGATCCGATTGGCAGGCATCTGCTGCCAATCCGAAAGCGCGATAGGCAAAAGGCATCCCGGAGGGGAGGCTCGAATTGACCACCTCCGCCAGCGCATTATGGGCCACCGCAATTCTGCGCTGGCCGTCCGGCATCCGTTTGAGCATAGACCCTGAGGCGTCGAGTATCAGCTCGATGGCACCAGATGGTGCCGAGCTTGAACCGTCTGTGCTCTGTTCGGATATAAAAAGTTGGCCCTCACCGGTGGGCTCAACGAGTTTGGAGAGATCAATTGCCATCTTGTAGGCCTTTGGCGCACGGAACAGGGCGGCCGCCAATTCCATACCATCGGCAAGACCGGATTGACCGATCACACGATGGAAATAGCCTTTGTTTATCGAGGCCCAGTCTTTCATCAGTTGGACGCTGGTGGCATCTGAACTGTCGATTGAGAGCGCAACGACCCTTGGGCGTGTAGACAATAGTGGCGCCCAGGCTTTGGTGAACTGACTGGTCTCCGCATCCGTGATGACTACAATCCCGTTTATGCCCGGTGGGCCCGCAAGAGCGATTGAAGCTGTTGCTAAGGCTTGTTCAGCACCGCTGCTTCCGGTTGACGGAAGGTTGGCCAACGCTTGATAGACGTCCTCAGGATTTTCCGCCCAATCATCAAGCAGCAGCTTGTCTGAACCAAATGGCAGCAACTGTATCACGTCGCGACCCGGTATCAGTGATTGTGCCCAAAGCCGGACAGCAGCCAGAGTTCGCGGGATGTATTGGGCGACGCTACCAGACGTGTCCCACAAGATCACAATAGAGCGCGGCGGCTCAAAAATGGTGAGCAGGTGCTCACCGGGACCAACCGACGCGGACAAATTCAAATCATTCGTTGTGGATGCTGCGCGCAAGAGCGGAATGTCAGCGCCATCTGGTCCTGTCAGTCGCCAGGCCATCTCAGGTTGGGAAATGCCCGGAAAGCGAAAAGTTAGACGATGCATCCCTTCCGGCACCGCGATCCGCCACCAATCCTCATTGCGTTCAATTTGGACTGAAGAGACAATCGTTGGTCCTTCTTTGAGATCTACTGCCTCTGCCGCATTCGCCCCGCCTGCAGGTGTTGGCAGCACGGGTACGGACGCTGCACCCTGATCTTCATAAACCGCATCGGGTCGGTCATCCTCCCAAAGACCCAGAACGGATTTTGTGGCCCGGTCTTCAAAGACGGCAATCTGGTCTGGTAAGGTCAGTTGCATTTTCTCATCACGCTCGAAACTCAGACGCAGGGCGCGTGCCCATACAGGTGCAGGCAATTCCAGTCGCGTGTTCGTGTCTCCAATTGGTGGAGCCGAAATTGAACCAATTGAAAGCCACGGTCCGGCAGGACCAGATTGGCTGATTTCAAGCCCAACTGTCGGAATGCGAGGGCCATCGTCGTCGCGCCCGACCCAATCGATTGCATCAATACGTGCAGCCCTGTTGCCCTGGAAACCAATTACGGCCCATGCGGATTTTCCGGCCGATGTGCTCTGAGGGGTAAGCCGGTCCGATTTTCCCTGAGTAAGAATACCGACGTTGCGACTCCCGCTAAACAGGGTTTCGTCAGAAACCGTATTACCGATGGTACCCGCTGCGATGATATGCCCACCCAATTCTGTTGCAGCGATGTTCAGCGCGTTATCTGGACGCCAAGCCGGGTCGGCGATCAGCCCGATGTCGGACAGTGCAAAGGTCTTGCAATCCGCATCGCCCTGGCAGTCGTTCAATCGCCACCGTGCGTGAGTTGCCACAAATGGCTCCGATAACGAAAAGATTTGTGGTTCGAGCCTGGCATCCAGTTGTTGGGTCGCCACTTGCGTCCAGTCCGCTCCATTTGCTGACAGGTCCAACGCAATGCGCCTTGGCCAGTTGCTGCGAGGTTCCGTAGAGCGAAGTTGAATCTTGTATCCCGCAACTGGTGCTGAACTGGCGAGTTGGAACGTCAATTCCCGTGCTTTGACAGAAGTCGGCAAACTGGCGTGATACGCAGCGCCATCGTGTAAGAACGAATAGCGCTTGGCATCATCTTCGCTTGCGGTTGCGCCGTCCAGACCGATCAGCTGAGCGCCAAATTGGTGCGACATCGGGTCAAGGCCACCGCGCAATTGCGCCGGTGCCAGCCAATACAGATGCGCACCGCGTTCTGGCGTTGTCGTTTCAAAAGAGACAGGAAAGGTTGCGGCGGCTTCGCCTTTGGACGATTTTGCGCTGATGTATAGGGCAGGGTCCGCGAGACTGCTCTGCATCAATGGCATTTCAAGCACTATCGACAAGTCAAGCTCTTGGCCAGGATCAACCGATGATGCAGTGGTTGAGGGCGTGACCCGCCAACCTTCGGCCAGCGCAGACAGGGCAATGGACAATTCTACTGGCAATGCACTGTCATTCCTGACGGTGGCGGTCAATTCAGCCCTTTGTCCAAATTTGGAAAAGGCACGAAACGGAGTTTCAAGGCCCTTTACTGAAAGGGAAACCGGCAAATCTTCAACGACTTGTTGAGCGCGCAACCATTCTGGACGCCCACCTGAAAGCACCTGCAAAGCCTGGTTAGGGTCGTAATCCGTTACTATTACCGATGTAGATGTATCAGCCGGGCGTCGATCACGCGGGGCGGTGAAAGCAGCTGGTGGCCCCATCTGAGCCGGCGCTAAGATGTTGCTCGGGCCGGCTGTGCGGCATGCCCAAGGCATTGGGTATTCTGCATTGCGGGGTGGTTTTAGTTTTATAATTTGCGGTGTGTTATCCGGCTGAAACAGGTGCCAGCCGGTCATTTCCATATCCTGCTCAAGACTTCGGCTCAGCGAAGGGCTGCCTTCTGCGGAGATTTCACGACCGCGCTTGGGACGATAGGGCTCTTTATCACGCGGTAAGAAAGAGCAGGAAAAGCCTGCGAGCAATCCGTCAGCCTCTATTGTAAAGCTGTCTTCATCTTTTTCATCGTCAAACTGGCCATCCAGCCGTGTATCAGCGTTGAGCAACTGAGGCGGTGTTGCATCTCCATGGGTTGCAGATTTCGCTTGAAGTGGATCATTGTCGGTTTGAATAAAAGCAACCTGGCACTGGTAGTCGAATGACGTTTGGCTCCTGCCAATACGCAATTCAATTGCGCCGCCCAGATCAGGGCCATATTCAGTCAAGATCATACGACCGGTATCGATTGCGGCAAGGCGGACTTTGTCTCCATAGGTCCATAACGAGATATCCCGGCCATCGCCTGAGCAGGTCAATGCAAGCTGACCTGTGCCCTCTGGCAATGGCACGAAGACCAAATCCAGATCGTCGAACGCTCCGACGCGTCCTTTGATGAGACCGTCTGTCGGCAATGCCTGTAATGTGCCTGGAAGCGTGTCCGGCTCGGGCCCTTCGGCACCATCAGCACGCGCCAGCGACACCTCGTAGCGCCCGGAGATATCGTTACCTGCCGGGCTGAGCCGCAATGTCCATTGTCCTGCCGGAAGTCGAGCACTGTAGTTTTCCGCGCCGGAAATGGTTGCAGCCGCCCAACGCCGGTTATCGCGCTTCAATTCCGCGTTCACCGCGCCATCATCAGGTGGCGTCACAATTAACGTCAACGGTGTATCGACCTCCAGATCGAAACTGAACAGATCCAGATCCTGATTGGTGTGAAAATTGCCTTCGAAGCGGTCACCAGGACGGATGCGCAAAGCCTCTGCTTGCGTGTCGTTGGGTTCTGTTGCGTCTCCATCTGGCACAGGTCCCAAATCAGTCAATCTGAATGCGTAGGGGCCATTGCCCTGAAGTTTGGCAAAATACTGTCCGGGATGAAGTGACAGCAGCAATACCAGTGACTTGTCATCCGCCTTCCAGCGTCCGATCTGCTGCTGGTTGCCATCAGATAATGTGATGTCTTTTATGCCAACGATGCCGCGAAGCTCCCAAAGATGGCCGTCAGCATCCACATCGAAACGCAACATGTCAGGATCGTCGTCGGACAGCGCGCCTCTTACAGCACTATCCACCGGCAATTCACGGGCAAACATCTCTGTATCATCAGGCTCACGGCCAGCAGCTGGCGTGGGTTGCGTGGCCGGGTCAAAGCGCAACTCGTAGCCCAGGGGATGATCAGGGGATCCGTTGATCGTGACGCGGTAAGTACCGGCAGGCAATTCCAGACCGCGTCGAAGTGCCTGACCGGACCATGTATTCAGCTTCAGTATTTCAGCTGCAGGTTCCGGATTGAGCCGTTCAAAAACCAGTTCGACCTTCTCGTCACGATCCGTGTTGAGGCTCAAATCCCAAAATGAGGTCTTTTCCAGCAGAAACTCAACCGCGTCACGGTCCTGCTTTGCGAGCAAATTTCCAGACGCTGTGAACCCATCGTCATCGACTTTCCCAAGGTTCCCTGGAGTGCCGCCTTCTCTTTCTGAATTTGGTTCGGTCTCCTGGGTGTCGCTTGCCTCAAGGACCCTCACTATGATCGGCGCAAAACTCTGGTCGGCTCGCTTCACAGCATCGAGACGCAGGAGTATTTCGCGCTCAAGATGCAGGGGAAAGACACCGCCGGAAGCAATGTGCCAACTACCCAGCCTGGCGGCTAATTTTAAGCCAGGTTCGCGTATCGCCTCCACAAGAAGCCTGTCTGTTGTTTCAGCCTGCAGCTTCATTTCGATAGTTTTTTGGGGTCGAAACCTGAACAACTGGCCTGGTTTCAAAGTCGAAAGCGATGATTTGTCCGGATCGTCAAACTCAGGGATTTCATCCAACGGCATTATAAGTTCAAAAGATATTGACTGCGGATTGTCTGATTTCACTTGCAAAAGATAGGGGCGTTCGCGCTCAAGCAGCAGATCATCAAGTTGATCGCCCGCGAGCGAAGTTGCCGATGAGCGTAGCAATTTGGGAGCGGCCTTTGAATTTGCCTGATCCTCAGCAGAGGGAAATGAATAAAGGCTGATGCTTCCCTGATCAGAAATCGAAATCCGATACAATCCACTACGAGCGACGGAAAGACGTGCCAACCCTGATTGCAAAGTGTTCGTTGAGGTCTGACCCGGTCGGGATATTTCTGTAATCCGCTCCAGATCAATATCTTGACCGAGCGCTGCGACCGGCGAAAAAACAATTCCGACAACCAACAAGCCGACCAGAACGCTCCAAATATTTCTTTGGCAGAAATGCATCGTCACTCCTCGATTTATGATCTCATCAAAGGCGTGCCCATAAATTTCCAAATATTGAGCAGTCTTCCTGGAGAACACAATGTCCGGTCCGGGCAATTGCAAAGTTCCAACTCGCTGGCGCAATCGTAAAACAACAATCGCGACTGTAGCAACCTTGGCCG is a genomic window containing:
- a CDS encoding efflux RND transporter periplasmic adaptor subunit, which encodes MKHLLSLLIAAALIGGTYFFTFVYDGGGTPEQANASAPGGRAAPTGQRRGGRGSNQASTVTMASVKVEPYTDLFSALGNVQAEARVRVLSETSGRVTAVHMVPNVRIAAGSLLVSLNDELENIAVRTAQIQLRQAQETLSRYAKLASTGTLTNTSLADAQVTVDIAQAALDKASYDLEQRSIVAPIDGTPGLTDVQVGAYLNAGSELVTLTNTDSLTVEFTLPDRASELLRPGYPVRVTAPSRPGAVLEGEITAFDNEIDPQTRLIGARARFANVGRVLQPGSIVNVLVSNTNDPLPSVPVSALTWSREGATVWVANEGKVSKVPVVVRSRENDMVWLDADLEDGAQIVIEGVQKLREGSQVVTQEQLNQRRAGGGANRPAATSGQNQNRTQTPEAGS
- a CDS encoding efflux RND transporter permease subunit; the encoded protein is MSDEIAPKKRSGFAELFIARPILALVINLLIAVAGLAAFNSVDVRELPNVDQPVLSVNTTYDGAAPETIDTEITTPLEDALSALEGLQSVSSRSSYGRSRINMEFSDGVEINDIANEAREIVARTLRQLPDDIDDPTVTKNDSDADPIMRLALLGGTSLETLTELAEGSVSDRVSTIEGISEVEIAGDQVNEFQVHVNMISLTGRGLTPDDVEEALSTLRATDPLGDLDSEAQSVVMRSTDPLINAATISNVLIDSHTRISDVAFVQLTASERSTLFRVNGESAVGLNIIRQSVGNTLAISKEVRAAVAELQSELPDGIRLIINSDDGIFIEQSIAEVVFSISMAVLIVISVIFVFLRSFSATMIPAVAIPVALTGTLAAIWLVGFSINTISLLALVLATGMVVDDAIVVVENIVRRRRSGMGPRAAAAAGTNEVFFAVISTTATLAAVFIPISFLPGQAGGIFSEFGFVLAFCVTLSSVVALTLVPAMAAILDPGRESKSDEGKQPRESVFTRGYGAIVGFSLRLPIVIIGIAIAFAIFAASSFFTLPSELTPSEDRGFFIIASRAPSGASLSFTDSQVRQVETILEPYIESGEMAAVLALVGRGSSSSAFIIIRLQNWGERERSQQVIASEINQRLQRITGLTLSVRTPNSLGIRGAGRGLQFAVTGNDYDAIVVAGDELVNAMAQETDVFVNPQLGYDTSQPLVSVSIDRELATRLGLSVSTINSIINTMSEGSTAATVIVEGREVDIRLLPAGPPINDPGDLERVFVQTASENYVPLSTAVSLTQTASVSTLSREGGDRAVPVQTNLATGVDLSAAAARAQELAREILPADMGIIFLAEAAALDESQSSTMLVFGVALLIVFLVLAAQFESFGSAIIIMLTVPFGLAAAVLAISLTGGSLNYYSQIGLVMLIGIMAKNGILIVEFANQLREQGQDVDSAIRDAVRLRFRPVMMTMISTVFGGLPLVFASGAGAEARIAVGWVVVGGLGFATIFTLFLTPVFYRLIAPICAVPGASSRKLENEVSAVKPRPEPSISPAE
- a CDS encoding transglutaminase domain-containing protein, with translation MINARFHLNKAMRLAFAAVVAAMFLAGDQTAAAADDWSVPPPGAANFSDLPERPVPSEEEALDYGKALETAVARNTYFEQAEQRTEDIALSLMLDPEAAFAYIRDEIRTEPYQGHLRQPDAVMAARGGNDHDKAQTLAELLRSMGYDTRLVEAPMTADMTEAIQAAACGQVGRGDDHVWRIAALQSETMARVKARAERSFSALHDALPDAVLPDPLPTASNQRHVWLQARIGRDWVDLDPTLASAKFGAKPPVAGEIVTDPVVPHRVSITLELESLINGKLRRKNILTQRLSVPEMTEQPVALFFGPAQDGIGGGLSDVLGGLAGKAPSMRAIMTVSGTMVKSTPFAAPGNVNQSTDLFQQEQSETVTAITLHVRSEVPGQTTSEEERVILDLLSAEQRRSVEDGGLPDPSAIAEPKMGQKYPAALESIRQIVLGNGGLSPRLAALRISGLLLELPETLKQLSVGKPDPEAVMWYSWVAASTVVLASEELIRARPASAGVCIMAARPRVLISGIQTLPEGGIVNWVDWTLDDIGIAGTVDRPDADATARLHRIWHGALQSALETEAILTQNGAPNGSIPPEKGSLIPLVGQQLAERGFEASKDLELGFSVFASEDMSADTWWRLDPKTGRADARVALAGNARPFFPKPGDGVARSGIADAANTAEGMAKDPKGFKERFQRDLKRQMRREAEAKRKADALRKKSKGGTEYTIILGNVSITISAHAGAGIGTAIMLAIGYALFG